The proteins below are encoded in one region of Xenopus laevis strain J_2021 chromosome 8L, Xenopus_laevis_v10.1, whole genome shotgun sequence:
- the inf2.L gene encoding inverted formin-2-like isoform X5, translated as MSVKEGTQTKWGVLKKKLGPQDPDQIEGNLENADPELCIRLLQIPSVVNYSALKKRLESSDDDWMLQFLELSGLDLLLEALDRLSGRGVARIADALLQLTCINCVRTLMNAHRGIEYIVNNEGYVRKLSQALDTSNVMVKKQVFELLAALCIYSSEGHALSLDALEHYKAVKNQQYRFSVIMNELSASDNVPYMVTLLSVINAIIFGTEELRNRVQLRNEFIGLQLLDLLNKLR; from the exons ATGTCAGTAAAGGAAGGAACCCAAACAAAATGGGGAGTTCTGAAAAAGAAACTTGGGCCTCAAGACCCAGATCAGATTGAGGGTAACCTGGAGAATGCAGACCCAGAGCTATGCATCCGTCTCCTCCAAATCCCTTCTGTTGTCAACTACTCTGCCCTTAAAAAGCGCCTTGAGAGCAGTGATGATGATTGGATGTTGCAGTTCTTGGAGCTTAGTGGACTGGATCTTTTACTAGAGGCACTGGACAGACTTTCAGGGAGAGGTGTAGCTAGGATCGCAGATGCTCTCCTCCAACTCACATGTATCAACTGTGTTCGAACACTGATGAATGCACACAGGGGCATTGAATATATAGTCAACAATGAAGGTTATGTCAGAAAACTCTCTCAAG ctcTGGACACATCCAATGTGATggtaaaaaaacaagtgtttgaaTTGCTAGCTGCCTTGTGTATCTACTCCTCTGAAGGTCATGCCTTGTCTTTGGATGCACTGGAGCATTATAAG GCTGTAAAGAATCAACAGTACCGGTTCAGTGTCATAATGAATGAATTGTCTGCTTCCGATAATGTTCCCTACATGGTTACACTGCTCAGTGTTATCAATGCCATTATTTTTGGCACAGAAGAACTACGGAACCGAGTGCAACTCAGAAATGAGTTCATAG